The sequence aagtctacacatactcgccactttccattcttcttcttaaccaCCACCGTGTTGGCCAACCAATCAGGATAAAATACCTCTTTGATAGCTCCTGCCTACTTGAGCTTAAttacctcttccttgacagctTCAGAATGTTCCTTAGATAAGCGCTGAGGTGGTTGCTTCCTTGGTACAACTGCGAGGTTGACATTCAAataatgacaaatgaagctcggatcgactCTAGGGGCCTTGTAAGCattccaagcaaaaacatcaagGTTTCCCTTAAGGAACTTCATCAATTCTTCATTCTCCTGAGGAGGCAGCTAAACGCCTACCTGAAAATACTTCTCTTTATCATCACCTATAGAAACTCATTCTAAAGCTTCACATTCTGATTCCACTAATAGACCCCCTAATAACACTGGCTCCTTTGATTGCTACAAACCATGCTCATTTGATGCCAAAGACCTACCCTCAGCTTGATGTCTAACTGCAACCACCATACACTGCCTCGTCGTAGATTGGCTTCCGATCAACTCTTTAACCTGGTCCCTAGATGGATACTTCATCTTCAAATGCAAAGTGGAAGGGACAGCCCTTATGGCATGAAGCCAGGGTTTTGCCACAATGgctgtgtatggagaatatgcatcCACCACTATGAAGTTGACCTCTACAACTTCTGACCCCATTTGTACTGGCAACTTGACTTGCCCATTAGTATAACCATCTTTCCATCAAAACCTACTAGAAGTGAATCATAACTAGTCAAATCCTCTGGTTTTAACCCTAACCCTTTATACAAGTCGGGGTACATAATTTCTGCCCTACTACCTTGATCCACCATCACACGCCTCACATCATACCCCTTATCTTGAGCGTGACCACTAAAGCATCATCGTGTGGTTGTATAGTTCCAAACTTATCCTTTCCGAGAAACTCAATGCCAGTTGTATTGCAACCTTAGCCCTCTTCGATTCATGATTAGAGTTCTCAGGTAGCGGCCGAGCCATAGTCATTACACGGGAGGGACACGAACCCGTCCTCCCAGGagctgcaaaaatgacattattAGTGCCCAATAAAGGCCTTGAAGAGGTGTTCCCATGAGTGCCTGAGCCTATACGATCAAAttgcccattgagcctatataAGAATTGTTCAACCTTCCATCTttaaccaattgctccaaatgatACAACAAGTTTCTACAATTCTCAGTGGTGTGTCATCGCTCCTGGTGATACTAACAATGAAGATTCTGGTTACATCTAGTGGGGTCTCCACTCATCTTGttaggccatttgaagtatggctCATTCTTAATCTTCTCTAGAATCTAATGAACTGGCTCTTGGAACACCGTATTGATGGCTTGTGGCATAATAGCAACCCTAGTCTGCCTGGTGAAATCCCACCAAGGACGATTATCGTTATATTTGTCCGACCTGAAGTCCCTCCTATCTTGAGAGACCACATTCGCCTTTCCTTTACCTAACTACTAGTCCTCCTCAACTCGTTTATACTTATTAATCCGGTCCATGAGCTGGTGCACACTACTAACCGGTTTCCCAGTTAACGACTTCCTCAAACCATGCTCGGCCGATAAGCCGACCTTGAAAATTCTTATGGTCACATCATCAAAATCCTCATCagtctcattaaacatctcccaatacctgtctaTGAATGCTTTTAAGGTTTCACCCTCTTGCATGGTCATAGACAACAAAGAGTCCAAAGGCTGAGAgactctactgcatgtaataaagCGAGATCCAAACGCTTGGGTAAGTTCCTTAAAGGAATCAATAGACCCTAATCCCAgaccatcaaaccacctcatcggGACGGGCCCTAAGCTGGATGGGAAGGCCTTGCACATCAAAGCCTCATTCTTCGAGTGCACaaccatcctctgattaaaatggcttACATGCTCCACAGGGTCAGTTCGaccattatacatggtgaatgttggctGAGTGAAATGCCGAGGAAGTTTTCCTCCTTCAATTTTACGTGTGAAGAGTgatttagaaatttaattcaGTGTCCTGCTCATAGCATCAATTCCCAAGCCCCTACTGGATGAGTTCCTATTCTTGCGATTATGAGGGTTACTCTCTTTGTACGAATAAGACTCACTAGGGGGAGTTCTTAACCTAGGCCTGTAGCTGCCCTCCTCATTCTCACcagaagaagagtaaaaaatgGACGGAACTCGCCTCCGTTGTTCGCGACGCAACTGTCTCCTCAAACAGTCAATTTCTaactgcatggccttggcattcTCCTCATGGGAGACTTTGCTTCCACTTCGTGACTGACTCTTGCTAGTATGGGTGGTATGTACACTTTCCTCCCGGTCTCCACCTCGTTCAAGATTGAGAAAATCATCTTGACACTGGGACCCCCTAGATTCTACTGGTGTGGACCTGAATTTGCCATAACTCGACCTCAGACTCACTAAAAACCAAAgattcccacaaacggcgctaATTGTAAGGTCGtaatttgtacctaagcccaacaAGAAGaagggtataggcccaaagaacccaatacaataaatttatagagagtgggtcaGAAATCTTTTTTCTAATGAGCTTAAATGGTAACAACAGTGGTCCAAGATTGCAAAATGATAAAGATGGATGGgtttatatgatgaaacttgtcctcggactcaagccgaggaacagatttttatatttcttctctctgaaagattaattacaaatatcCAGTCTataatgttttcttttcctatCTCCCGATCCCCTTCTTCTCCAGGACCTTCTTCCTTCTTATACTTCTTCATTTCCTTCATTTTTg comes from Castanea sativa cultivar Marrone di Chiusa Pesio chromosome 3, ASM4071231v1 and encodes:
- the LOC142628803 gene encoding uncharacterized protein LOC142628803 encodes the protein MYNGRTDPVEHVSHFNQRMVVHSKNEALMCKAFPSSLGPVPMRWFDGLGLGSIDSFKELTQAFGSRFITCSRVSQPLDSLLSMTMQEGETLKAFIDRYWEMFNETDEDFDDVTIRIFKVGLSAEHGLRKSLTGKPVSSVHQLMDRINKYKRVEED